In Haloplanus rubicundus, one DNA window encodes the following:
- a CDS encoding 2-oxoacid:acceptor oxidoreductase subunit alpha, whose amino-acid sequence MPADFNWAIGGEAGDGIDSTGKIFAQALSRAGRHVFTSKDFASRIRGGYTAYKVRTSVEQVQSVVDRLDVLIALTQRTIDENLDELHEGSVIIYDGERTTMQDVEIPEEMIGLDVPLKSLAEDAGGAIMRNVVALGAACAVSDFPIENLNSALEKRFGDKGAAIVENNMAAARKGRDYVRDEYDYEFGYDLECTDENYVLLNGDEAIGMGAIAGGCRFYAGYPITPATDVMEYLTGRIERYGGHVVQAEDELAAINLALGAARAGARSMTATSGPGIDLMAETFGLVATSETPLVICNVMRSGPSTGMPTKQEQGDLNAMLYGGHGEVPRFVLAPTTIAECFHKTVEAFNLAEKYQLPVYLTADLSLAVTEQTYPPEEFDMDAVEIDRGKVVDEETVGEWQDEQGRFKPHAITDDGVSPRTFPGTEGGVHMSTGLEHDELGRRTEETGMRIKQVDKRSRKVETAKEREPFEAREFGDPDAETLVISWGSNEGAMVEAMDFLKEEGIDVRFLSVPYVFPRPDLTEVIEDAEETVVVECNATGQFADLIEHDALTRVKRLNKYDGVRYKADELAERIAATLADDGGETEEATT is encoded by the coding sequence ATGCCTGCGGACTTCAACTGGGCGATCGGTGGGGAAGCCGGAGACGGCATCGACTCCACGGGAAAAATCTTCGCCCAGGCGCTTTCGAGGGCCGGTCGGCACGTGTTCACCTCCAAGGACTTCGCGTCACGGATTCGCGGCGGTTACACGGCCTACAAGGTCCGCACGTCAGTAGAACAGGTACAGAGCGTCGTCGACCGACTGGACGTGCTCATCGCACTCACCCAGCGGACCATCGACGAGAACCTCGACGAACTTCACGAGGGGAGCGTCATCATCTACGACGGGGAGCGAACCACGATGCAGGACGTCGAGATTCCCGAGGAGATGATCGGCCTCGACGTGCCGCTGAAGAGCCTCGCCGAGGACGCCGGCGGCGCCATCATGCGCAACGTCGTCGCCCTCGGCGCCGCCTGCGCCGTGAGCGACTTCCCCATCGAGAACCTCAACAGCGCGCTCGAGAAACGCTTCGGCGACAAGGGGGCGGCCATCGTCGAGAACAACATGGCCGCCGCCCGGAAGGGCCGGGACTACGTTCGCGACGAGTACGACTACGAGTTCGGCTACGACCTCGAATGTACCGACGAGAACTACGTCCTCCTGAACGGCGACGAGGCCATCGGCATGGGCGCCATCGCCGGCGGCTGTCGGTTCTACGCCGGCTACCCCATCACGCCCGCGACGGACGTGATGGAGTATCTCACCGGCCGGATCGAACGCTACGGCGGCCACGTCGTCCAGGCGGAAGACGAACTCGCCGCCATCAACCTCGCGCTCGGGGCCGCCCGCGCCGGCGCGCGCTCGATGACCGCCACGTCCGGTCCGGGGATCGACCTCATGGCCGAGACGTTCGGCCTCGTCGCCACCAGCGAGACGCCGCTGGTCATCTGTAACGTGATGCGCTCCGGCCCCTCGACGGGGATGCCAACCAAACAGGAGCAGGGCGACCTGAACGCCATGCTCTACGGCGGGCACGGCGAGGTGCCGCGGTTCGTCCTCGCGCCGACGACCATCGCCGAGTGTTTCCACAAGACCGTCGAGGCGTTCAACCTCGCCGAGAAGTACCAGCTTCCGGTCTACCTCACTGCGGATCTCTCGCTCGCGGTCACCGAACAGACCTACCCGCCCGAGGAGTTCGACATGGACGCGGTCGAAATCGACCGCGGCAAGGTCGTCGACGAGGAGACGGTGGGCGAGTGGCAGGACGAGCAGGGCCGGTTCAAGCCCCACGCCATCACCGACGACGGCGTCAGTCCGCGCACCTTCCCGGGGACCGAGGGCGGCGTTCACATGTCCACCGGCCTCGAACACGACGAACTCGGGCGCCGGACCGAGGAGACCGGGATGCGGATCAAGCAGGTCGACAAGCGGTCCCGAAAGGTCGAGACGGCGAAGGAGCGCGAGCCGTTCGAAGCCCGAGAGTTCGGCGACCCCGACGCCGAGACGCTCGTGATCTCGTGGGGGTCGAACGAGGGCGCCATGGTCGAGGCCATGGACTTTCTCAAGGAGGAGGGCATCGACGTGCGTTTCCTCTCGGTGCCCTACGTCTTCCCCCGGCCGGACCTGACCGAAGTCATCGAGGACGCCGAGGAGACGGTCGTCGTCGAGTGTAACGCGACGGGACAGTTCGCCGACCTGATCGAACACGACGCGCTGACGCGCGTGAAACGGCTGAACAAGTACGACGGCGTCCGCTACAAGGCGGACGAACTCGCCGAGCGGATCGCCGCGACCCTGGCGGACGACGGCGGCGAAACGGAGGAGGCCACGACATGA
- a CDS encoding 2-oxoacid:ferredoxin oxidoreductase subunit beta, which translates to MSSDVRFTDFKSDAQPTWCPGCGDFGTMNGMMKALAETGNSPDETFVVAGIGCSGKIGTYMRSYAIHGVHGRALPVGAGVKLANPDIEVMVAGGDGDGYSIGAGHFVHAVRRNVDMTYVVMDNRIYGLTKGQASPTSREDFETSTTPEGPQQPPVNPLALAFAASGTFIAQSFSTDAQRHAEIVKQAVEHDGFGFVNVFSPCVTFNDVDTYDYFRDHIVDLQDTDHDPTDYEDARSRILDPGSEYQGVLYRDEDSVPYEESHGVDADMSDIPDGAPEDAMDLVREFY; encoded by the coding sequence ATGAGCTCAGACGTTCGATTCACCGACTTCAAGTCCGACGCACAGCCGACGTGGTGCCCCGGATGCGGCGACTTCGGCACCATGAACGGGATGATGAAAGCCCTCGCCGAAACCGGCAACAGCCCCGACGAGACGTTCGTCGTCGCCGGTATCGGCTGTTCCGGCAAGATCGGGACGTACATGCGTTCCTACGCCATCCACGGCGTCCACGGGCGCGCGCTTCCGGTCGGCGCCGGCGTCAAACTCGCCAACCCCGACATCGAGGTGATGGTCGCGGGTGGCGACGGTGACGGCTACTCCATCGGCGCCGGCCACTTCGTCCACGCCGTCCGCCGCAACGTCGACATGACCTACGTCGTCATGGACAACCGCATCTACGGGCTGACGAAGGGCCAGGCCTCGCCGACCAGCCGCGAGGACTTCGAGACGTCGACGACGCCCGAGGGGCCACAACAGCCCCCGGTCAACCCCCTCGCCCTCGCCTTCGCCGCCAGCGGCACCTTCATCGCGCAGTCGTTCTCGACGGACGCCCAGCGCCACGCCGAAATCGTCAAGCAGGCGGTCGAACACGACGGCTTCGGCTTCGTCAACGTGTTCTCCCCCTGCGTGACGTTCAACGACGTGGACACCTACGACTACTTCCGCGACCACATCGTCGACCTGCAGGACACGGACCACGACCCGACGGACTACGAGGACGCCCGGTCGCGCATCCTCGACCCCGGATCGGAGTATCAGGGCGTCCTCTACCGGGACGAGGACTCGGTGCCCTACGAGGAGAGCCACGGCGTCGACGCCGACATGTCGGACATCCCCGACGGCGCACCCGAGGACGCGATGGATCTGGTGCGCGAGTTCTACTGA